A stretch of Streptococcus sp. oral taxon 061 DNA encodes these proteins:
- the rpsQ gene encoding 30S ribosomal protein S17 gives MERNNRKVLVGRVVSDKMDKTITVVVETKRNHPVYGKRINYSKKYKAHDENNVAKEGDIVRIMETRPLSATKRFRLVEVVEEAVII, from the coding sequence ATGGAACGCAATAATCGTAAAGTTCTTGTTGGACGTGTTGTATCTGACAAAATGGACAAGACAATCACAGTTGTAGTTGAAACAAAACGTAACCACCCAGTCTATGGTAAACGTATTAACTACTCTAAAAAATACAAAGCACATGATGAAAACAATGTTGCCAAAGAAGGCGATATCGTACGTATCATGGAAACTCGCCCGCTTTCAGCTACAAAACGTTTCCGTCTTGTAGAAGTTG
- the rpmC gene encoding 50S ribosomal protein L29, producing MKLNEVKEFVKELRGLSQEELAKRENELKKELFELRFQAATGQLEQTARLKEVKKQIARIKTVQSEAK from the coding sequence ATGAAACTTAATGAAGTAAAAGAATTTGTTAAAGAACTTCGTGGTCTTTCTCAAGAAGAACTCGCGAAGCGCGAAAACGAATTGAAAAAAGAATTGTTTGAACTTCGCTTCCAAGCTGCTACTGGTCAATTAGAACAAACAGCTCGCTTGAAAGAAGTTAAAAAACAAATCGCTCGTATCAAAACAGTTCAATCTGAAGCGAAATAA
- the rplP gene encoding 50S ribosomal protein L16: MLVPKRVKHRREFRGKMRGEAKGGKEVAFGEYGLQATTSHWITNRQIEAARIAMTRYMKRGGKVWIKIFPHKSYTAKAIGVRMGSGKGAPEGWVAPVKRGKVMFEVAGVSEEIAREALRLASHKLPVKCKFVKREAE, encoded by the coding sequence ATGTTAGTACCTAAACGTGTTAAACACCGTCGTGAATTCCGTGGTAAAATGCGCGGTGAAGCTAAAGGTGGAAAAGAAGTGGCATTCGGTGAATACGGTCTTCAAGCTACAACTAGCCACTGGATCACTAACCGCCAAATCGAAGCTGCTCGTATCGCCATGACTCGTTACATGAAACGTGGTGGTAAAGTTTGGATTAAAATCTTCCCACACAAATCATACACAGCTAAAGCTATCGGGGTTCGTATGGGATCTGGTAAAGGGGCACCTGAAGGTTGGGTAGCACCAGTTAAACGTGGTAAAGTAATGTTCGAAGTTGCTGGTGTATCTGAAGAGATCGCTCGCGAAGCGCTTCGTCTTGCAAGCCACAAATTGCCAGTTAAATGTAAATTCGTAAAACGTGAAGCAGAATAA
- the rpsC gene encoding 30S ribosomal protein S3 — MGQKVHPIGMRVGIIRDWDAKWYAEKEYADYLHEDLAIRKFVQKELADAAVSTIEIERAVNKVNVSLHTAKPGMVIGKGGANVDALRAKLNKLTGKQVHINIIEIKQPDLDAHLVGEGIARQLEQRVAFRRAQKQAIQRAMRAGAKGIKTQVSGRLNGADIARAEGYSEGTVPLHTLRADIDYAWEEADTTYGKLGVKVWIYRGEVLPARKNTKGGK; from the coding sequence GTGGGTCAAAAAGTACATCCAATTGGTATGCGTGTCGGCATCATCCGTGATTGGGATGCCAAATGGTATGCTGAAAAAGAATACGCGGATTACCTTCATGAAGATCTTGCAATCCGTAAATTCGTTCAAAAAGAACTTGCTGACGCAGCAGTTTCAACTATTGAAATCGAACGCGCAGTAAACAAAGTTAACGTTTCACTTCACACTGCTAAACCAGGTATGGTTATCGGTAAAGGTGGTGCTAACGTTGATGCACTTCGTGCTAAACTTAACAAATTGACTGGAAAACAAGTACACATCAACATCATCGAAATCAAACAACCTGATTTGGATGCTCACCTTGTTGGTGAAGGAATTGCTCGTCAATTGGAGCAACGTGTTGCTTTCCGTCGTGCACAAAAACAAGCAATCCAACGTGCTATGCGTGCTGGAGCTAAAGGAATCAAAACTCAAGTATCAGGTCGTTTGAACGGTGCAGATATTGCCCGTGCTGAAGGATACTCTGAAGGAACAGTTCCACTTCACACACTTCGCGCAGATATCGATTACGCTTGGGAAGAAGCAGATACTACATACGGTAAACTTGGTGTTAAAGTATGGATCTACCGTGGTGAAGTTCTTCCAGCTCGTAAAAACACTAAAGGAGGTAAATAA
- the rplV gene encoding 50S ribosomal protein L22, producing MAEITSAKAMARTVRVSPRKSRLVLDNIRGKSVADAIAILTFTPNKAAEIILKVLNSAVANAENNFGLDKANLVVSEAFANEGPTMKRFRPRAKGSASPINKRTAHITVAVAEK from the coding sequence ATGGCAGAAATTACTTCAGCTAAAGCAATGGCTCGCACAGTACGTGTTTCACCTCGTAAATCACGTCTTGTTCTTGACAACATCCGTGGTAAAAGCGTAGCCGATGCAATCGCAATTTTGACATTCACTCCAAACAAAGCTGCTGAAATCATCTTGAAAGTGTTGAACTCAGCTGTAGCTAACGCTGAAAACAACTTTGGTTTGGATAAAGCTAACTTGGTAGTATCTGAAGCATTCGCAAACGAAGGACCAACTATGAAACGTTTCCGTCCACGTGCGAAAGGTTCAGCTTCACCAATCAACAAACGTACAGCTCACATCACTGTAGCTGTTGCAGAAAAATAA
- the rpsS gene encoding 30S ribosomal protein S19, whose translation MGRSLKKGPFVDEHLMKKVEAQANDEKKKVIKTWSRRSTIFPSFIGYTIAVYDGRKHVPVYIQEDMVGHKLGEFAPTRTYKGHAADDKKTRRK comes from the coding sequence ATGGGACGCAGTCTTAAAAAAGGACCTTTCGTCGATGAGCATTTGATGAAAAAAGTTGAAGCTCAAGCTAACGACGAAAAGAAAAAAGTTATCAAAACTTGGTCACGTCGTTCAACGATTTTCCCAAGTTTCATTGGTTACACTATCGCAGTTTATGATGGACGTAAACACGTACCTGTTTACATCCAAGAAGACATGGTAGGTCACAAGCTTGGTGAATTTGCACCAACTCGTACTTACAAAGGTCACGCCGCAGACGACAAGAAGACACGTAGAAAATAA
- the rplB gene encoding 50S ribosomal protein L2: protein MGIRVYKPTTNGRRNMTSLDFAEITTSTPEKTLLVALKNKAGRNNNGRITVRHQGGGHKRFYRLVDFKRNKDNVEAVVKTIEYDPNRSANIALVHYTDGVKAYIIAPKGLEVGQRIVSGPEADIKVGNALPLANIPVGTLIHNIELKPGRGGELVRAAGASAQVLGQEGKYVLVRLQSGEVRMILGTCRATVGVVGNEQHGLVNLGKAGRSRWKGIRPTVRGSVMNPNDHPHGGGEGKAPVGRKAPSTPWGKPALGLKTRNKKAKSDKLIVRRRNEK from the coding sequence GTGGGAATTCGTGTTTATAAACCAACAACAAACGGTCGCCGTAATATGACTTCTTTGGATTTCGCTGAAATCACAACAAGCACACCAGAAAAAACTTTGCTTGTTGCTTTGAAGAACAAGGCTGGTCGTAACAACAACGGTCGTATCACTGTTCGTCACCAAGGTGGTGGACACAAACGTTTCTACCGTTTGGTTGACTTCAAACGTAACAAAGACAACGTTGAAGCAGTTGTTAAAACTATCGAGTACGATCCAAACCGTTCTGCAAACATCGCTTTGGTACACTACACTGACGGTGTGAAAGCTTACATCATCGCTCCAAAAGGTCTTGAAGTTGGTCAACGTATCGTTTCAGGTCCTGAAGCAGATATCAAAGTCGGAAACGCACTTCCGCTTGCTAACATCCCAGTTGGTACTTTGATTCACAACATCGAATTGAAACCAGGTCGTGGTGGAGAATTGGTACGTGCTGCTGGAGCTTCTGCTCAAGTTTTAGGTCAAGAAGGTAAATACGTTCTTGTTCGTCTTCAATCAGGTGAAGTTCGTATGATTCTTGGAACTTGTCGTGCAACAGTTGGTGTTGTCGGAAACGAACAACATGGACTTGTAAACCTTGGTAAAGCAGGACGTAGCCGTTGGAAAGGTATCCGCCCAACAGTTCGTGGTTCTGTAATGAACCCTAACGATCACCCACACGGTGGTGGTGAAGGTAAAGCACCAGTTGGTCGTAAAGCGCCATCTACTCCATGGGGCAAACCTGCTCTTGGTCTTAAAACTCGTAACAAAAAAGCGAAATCTGACAAACTTATCGTTCGTCGTCGCAACGAGAAATAA
- a CDS encoding 50S ribosomal protein L23, whose translation MNLYDVIKKPVITESSMAQLEAGKYVFEVDTRAHKLLIKQAVEAAFEGVKVANVNTINVKPKAKRVGRYTGFTNKTKKAIITLTADSKAIELFAAEAE comes from the coding sequence ATGAATTTGTATGATGTTATCAAAAAACCTGTAATCACTGAAAGCTCAATGGCTCAACTTGAAGCAGGGAAATATGTATTTGAAGTTGACACTCGCGCACACAAACTTTTGATTAAGCAAGCTGTTGAAGCTGCTTTCGAAGGTGTTAAAGTTGCAAATGTTAACACAATCAACGTAAAACCAAAAGCTAAACGCGTTGGACGTTACACTGGTTTTACTAACAAAACTAAAAAAGCTATCATCACTCTTACAGCTGATTCAAAAGCAATCGAGTTGTTTGCAGCTGAAGCTGAATAA
- the rplD gene encoding 50S ribosomal protein L4 has translation MANVTLFDQTGKQAGEVVLNDAIFGIEPNQSVVFDVIISQRASLRQGTHAVKNRSAVSGGGRKPWRQKGTGRARQGSIRSPQWRGGGIVFGPTPRSYAYKLPQKVRRLALKSVYSEKVAENKFVAVDSLEFTAPKTAEFAKVLAALSIDSKVLVILEEGNEFAALSARNLPNVKVATATTASVLDIANSDKLLVTQAAISKIEEVLA, from the coding sequence ATGGCAAATGTAACATTATTCGACCAAACTGGTAAACAAGCGGGCGAAGTTGTTCTTAACGATGCAATCTTTGGTATCGAACCAAACCAATCTGTTGTGTTTGATGTGATCATCAGCCAACGTGCTAGCCTTCGTCAAGGGACTCACGCAGTTAAAAACCGCTCAGCTGTTTCAGGTGGCGGACGCAAACCATGGCGTCAAAAAGGAACTGGACGTGCTCGTCAAGGTTCTATCCGCTCTCCACAATGGCGTGGTGGTGGAATCGTCTTCGGACCAACTCCACGTAGCTATGCGTACAAACTTCCTCAAAAAGTTCGTCGCCTTGCGCTTAAATCTGTTTACTCAGAAAAAGTTGCTGAAAACAAATTTGTAGCCGTTGATTCTCTTGAATTTACAGCTCCAAAAACTGCTGAATTTGCAAAAGTTCTTGCAGCTTTGAGCATCGATTCTAAAGTCCTTGTTATTCTTGAAGAAGGAAACGAATTCGCAGCTCTCTCAGCTCGTAACCTTCCAAACGTGAAAGTTGCGACTGCTACAACTGCAAGTGTTCTTGACATCGCAAATAGTGACAAACTTCTTGTTACTCAAGCAGCTATCTCTAAAATCGAGGAGGTTCTTGCATAA
- the rplC gene encoding 50S ribosomal protein L3 yields the protein MTKGILGKKVGMTQIFTEAGELIPVTVIEATPNVVLQVKTVETDGYNAIQVGFDDKREVLSNKPAKGHVAKANTAPKRFIREFKNVEGLEVGAEITVETFAAGDIVDVTGTSKGKGFQGVIKRHGQSRGPMAHGSRYHRRPGSMGPVAPNRVFKGKNLAGRMGGDRVTIQNLEVVQVVPEKNVILIKGNVPGAKKSLITIKSAVKAGK from the coding sequence ATGACAAAAGGAATCTTAGGGAAAAAAGTGGGAATGACTCAAATCTTCACTGAAGCTGGCGAATTGATCCCTGTAACAGTTATCGAAGCAACTCCAAACGTTGTTCTTCAAGTTAAAACTGTTGAAACAGATGGTTACAACGCTATCCAAGTTGGTTTCGATGACAAACGCGAAGTATTGAGCAACAAACCTGCTAAAGGACATGTAGCAAAAGCTAACACGGCTCCTAAGCGCTTCATTCGTGAATTCAAAAACGTTGAAGGCTTGGAAGTTGGTGCTGAAATCACAGTTGAAACTTTCGCAGCTGGAGACATTGTTGATGTAACTGGTACATCTAAAGGTAAAGGTTTCCAAGGTGTTATCAAACGCCACGGGCAATCACGTGGACCTATGGCTCACGGTTCTCGTTACCACCGTCGTCCAGGTTCTATGGGACCTGTTGCACCTAACCGCGTATTCAAAGGTAAAAACCTTGCAGGACGTATGGGTGGCGACCGCGTAACAATTCAAAACCTTGAAGTTGTACAAGTTGTTCCAGAAAAGAACGTTATCCTTATCAAAGGTAACGTACCAGGTGCTAAGAAATCTCTTATCACTATCAAGTCAGCAGTTAAAGCTGGTAAATAA
- the rpsJ gene encoding 30S ribosomal protein S10 — protein sequence MANKKIRIRLKAYEHRTLDTAAAKIVESATRTGAQVAGPIPLPTERSLYTIIRATHKYKDSREQFEMRTHKRLIDIINPTQKTVDALMKLDLPSGVNVEIKL from the coding sequence ATGGCAAACAAAAAAATCCGTATCCGTTTGAAAGCTTACGAACACCGTACGCTTGACACAGCGGCTGCAAAAATCGTAGAATCAGCTACTCGTACAGGTGCACAAGTTGCGGGTCCAATCCCACTTCCAACTGAGCGTAGCCTCTACACAATCATTCGTGCGACTCACAAATATAAAGATTCTCGCGAACAATTCGAAATGCGTACACACAAACGTTTGATCGATATCATCAACCCAACTCAAAAAACAGTTGACGCTTTGATGAAATTGGATCTTCCAAGTGGTGTAAACGTAGAAATCAAACTTTAA